The following coding sequences lie in one Amblyraja radiata isolate CabotCenter1 chromosome 20, sAmbRad1.1.pri, whole genome shotgun sequence genomic window:
- the tmem86a gene encoding lysoplasmalogenase-like protein TMEM86A, translated as MVSPVTVVKSEGPKLVPFFKATCVYFVLWLPTSSPSWFSALIKCLPIFCLWMFLLAHGINFLGTQPSARKILAGLIFSALGDAFLIWQEQGYFIHGLLMFAITHVLYSSAFGMKPMKPVPGCVVTVICGVSYLMLYPYLSGPFTYLVAVYITLIGFMGWRAIAGMQLFNDLWTWTKLSACLGAVLFMVSDLTIAVNKFCFPVPYSRAIIMATYYAAQMLIALSAVECKDDHDRTIQKMN; from the exons GTGAAAAGTGAGGGACCTAAACTGGTGCCTTTCTTTAAGGCAACCTGTGTATATTTTGTCCTCTGGCTGCCAACCTCTAGTCCATCGTGGTTCAGTGCACTGATCAAGTGTCTCCCTATCTTCTGTCTCTGGATGTTCTTGCTGGCTCATGGAATCAACTTCCTCGGAACACAGCCCAGTGCGAGAAAGATCTTGGCAGGCCTGATATTTTCTGCTTTGGGGGATGCATTTCTCATCTGGCAGGAGCAAGGCTACTTTATTCACG GCCTGCTCATGTTTGCCATCACGCACGTCCTCTACTCCTCAGCCTTTGGCATGAAACCCATGAAGCCTGTGCCCGGTTGTGTGGTGACGGTTATCTGCGGAGTCTCTTACTTAATGCTGTACCCGTACCTCTCTGGTCCCTTCACCTACCTGGTGGCAGTTTACATCACTTTGATCGGATTCATGGGCTGGCGTGCTATTGCTGGGATGCAACTCTTCAACGACCTCTGGACGTGGACTAAGCTATCTGCCTGCCTTGGAGCTGTGCTCTTCATGGTGTCCGACCTCACCATCGCAGTCAATAAGTTCTGCTTCCCTGTGCCTTACTCCAGGGCCATCATCATGGCCACTTATTATGCTGCCCAGATGCTCATTGCTCTGTCAGCAGTGGAATGCAAGGACGATCATGATAGAACCATTCAAAAAATGAACTGA